The DNA region AGTAGATTCAAATGTGAATGACTATTCTTTCAATTTCTGTGTCTAAAATCAAGCTGCATTTACTACATAGTGCTCTATGTCTAGTTTACATCATTTAAATTTATTGTCTAAATCCTGGAGTATCAGACAGTGTaattctgcttttatttgtcttggAACAGATCGATGATTAATTATGCAGTTGGAAACCACCTGAGTGAtgactgtatttgtgtgtggaTAAATCATTGCTTGTTGTGCTCTGGTGGTGACAAGTTGACAGAGCCTAACAAAGATCTCTTTGTCATCAAAACATTGCTCTATAAATTAACTTTATTGGGACGGTGTAAAATGTGGTgtcattacattattttttgcTATATTTCGCATTGGATAGATGTGTAAATTACAGTTACACTACAACTGACAGTGAGCTGCAAAACTTCACAAGTGTccaaaatctcaatttactgcccactgtagattttggctgaaacgattagtcaaactgactaattgattagcagaaaattaatcagcaacattTGTAACTGACCAATTAAAAATGCCGAAATTTCCACTGTTTCCTACTTCTCACAATGTGAGTTATTGCTGTTCGTTGGTCAAAACAAGTTATTTGAACATGTCAACTTGAGCTCAGATAAATTGTGACAGgcatttctcactattttctgacatttttctgaacatattgattaattgatcgattaataaataatcaacagatgaatgtaaatattgttgCTTGCAGCCCTGCTATAGCATAAACCATTGGGGTTTTATTATGTAGACAATAGTAAATTAATAAAAGGACAGAGCAAAAGTCTATAGTGtaaactcttaaaaaaaaaaggtcttttcATCCCGGTCACATTTCCAGAGTTTCTCTCCTGCAACCTGCAGTGGAGCCACAAATCTGATGAAACAGAGCTGGACACATGAAGCATCCTCCTCGCCCCGAGCCGCCACAGTCACACATTGCTCTCCACCTGCTGCCTCCCTCATGAAGCTCTTCACACTCCACATAGTTGATGACCTGCCACTGCAATAACGGCAGAGTTTTGGAGGTCAGGAAGGATGAGGACTGATAGCTTTCTGCTCTTATTTCCGTGGCAGCGGACAGATGCTGAGCCTGGAGGATGGAACGTCCTccagcagacaggaagttgaGGGCACCAAGAGGGAGGGCCCCAGCGAGTACGAGATCACCctggagaataaaaacaaacaggtatGTTTTTCTCAAAATGCGAGGTGTGACTTCTCTttcaggtgtgtatgtgtgtgtgtgtgtgtgtgtgtgtgtgtgtttgggacaGAGCGAATGATGActcctccatccctctttcAGTGTGAGGAGGTGAGCGCATGTGAAGAGGGTGACAGGATGATCATTTGACATTATGCCTTGCGTGACAAAAAGATTCCCATTCAGAtctatttctgtcactgttgACATGAGAAAGAACACCATCGTTTCCACCGCCACAGCGAGAGGAACACGAAAGATGCTaggttgtcatggtaacagtTAATAACTGCTTCTGGCGGCTGAAGATGTCTTTATTTCTCATAGCAAACTGCTGAAGGGTCTTCTGTTGCTACTGCTATTGCTTctgcaatgtgtgtgtatatgagtgcGTGCTcctgttgtatgtgtgtgtttgtgcacttttTGTAGGCATGTTTGCTTGTGTGAGCAGACACACACCCAGGCACACATGAGGCTGTCCTCCTTTTTCTTACTCTTTGTCCCCTCTTCCCTGCCTCTGCTTCCTTCGTCTCTTCCTCTTGCTGAAAATATAGTAGGGCAAAATTCTGGAGGATGCTGAGATTTTGGGCTCTGCCAACAAGCAGCACAGATATAGGCTTGTGCGGTTGTTtacttttctattcattttctCAACAGCACCTTTGTCACAGCCCATCCATCCTCCTTCCCTTGGCCCTTCAGCCACTATTAGCTGTTGAATGATGATAGATGATGTTTACTTTGGCTCTAATACCATAAACCCTCACCGGTTTTAAAAGAGCTGGCAGATAAGCAAGAAGGATACTTCTAAGAAGGGTGTGAGTGAGTTTCATGACTCAGACAATGCTGAAatttttttggtcttttgtAGTCATGGGCACAAAATGGCAACATGATATTTGTCTGCTGCTGGATGagtaaatatttttcagtggCATCTGTGTGCTTTGCAGTATCACTTTTGCAGTGTCTTCAGTGAGTCTCGGAGCCttgtaaacatgtttgatatttaaacTCACACCCCCTCACTCTCTTCCCCTCCCCAGATAGAACAGTTGGAGCAGAAGTATGGAGGCCATCTCATAGCGAGGCGGGCTGCCCGTCGCATCCAGACAGCTTTCCGTCAGTACCAGCTTAGCAAGAACTTCCAAAAGATCCGTAACTCACTGTCGGAGAGCAAGTTGCCCCGTCGGATCTCCCTGCGCCATCCCAGCCCTTCAAGCCAAAACCGGAACAGCGCCCAGAGACACAGTTACAGTCTGCATCCGGGAGGAGGACAGATACCTTTGCGCTCCAAAACACCACCTCCGCCTCCGTGTCGCTCCACCTCTCTGCCCCCTTCTCCTGCCTCTGCCCCAgcagctgctcctcctgctggCCCAGGCCCAGGACCAGCTCCAACTCAAACCCCTGGacagacactcacacagctGGAGGACTGCTTCTCTGAACAAGTGAGTGCTGCACTTataactgtttttattcagttataGTTCCCATACACTTTGTTCTGAGTAGGGATCCAAAATGgtgcagaaaaagaaatgtaGTTTCATGTTTACTTTTATCAATATACTGTTAAATCTGCCAAAAGCTGGATAAACATTCCAATTGAATCACAGTattcatgttgatgttttgacCAATCATTAAGCCCTACAGCTGTGCTGCCATAAATCTACAGCCCACTGACAGGCGACATCATTTTCCAATCCTGACCTCCCCGCCTTTGAATCCTACGCTCACCCAAGCAAAGAGCAGATACTCAGCTGTTTAATCAAGCCTTATATCTACATTGTATCTCTTTCAACTAAATTACACTGTCTCAGCTGGCTTGTTCAGTCACTATCTTGTTTATCTAGTTTCATCTAGTTTTACAAATAATAAGCAAATACTAATTAGCAAATCTGCTGGTATCACACACTTTTCCACCCATGAATCATGTCCCTTGACCTAAAGAAaagcattgtttttttaaaatttgtagCTGCACTCCTTGGCCCAGTCAATTGATGATGCCCTTCGTGGTTGGAGCTTGTCAGAGGGTGGAGAGGGGAAGGGCCTACTGATGGACCCCGGGGCCCTTCGTGCAGCTGCTGAGAGTGCTTGTCTGCCCCGCAGTGCCAGTTCGCTGCTCATGGCCTTCAGGGATGTCACTGTTCACATTGACAGCAATAGCTCCTACACCATCTCTTCTGCtaccaccacaaccaccacctCTCTGGGCAACACAGGTGGAGGAGAACCTGGCAATAGGAAAGCCTCTGTGAGTGGGATGGCTGGGGGGGGAGACGGCCAGTCGGCAGAGGGTGTGGAGCCAGAGTTTCCCGCCCCTCCTCCCAGTGAGGAGCTGGAAATGGTCGATCCAGGATCCAGGAGGGGTTCAGCGGTGCCAGCTCCGGGAGTAGGAGGGACGGAGGGGGAGAGTGGCTCAGACAGACAGGGGTCCACTTCCACTTCTACCTCTACATCCACTTCCATCTCCACAGCCCAGTCTAACCAGCAGCCTGCCCAGATCTACACCCAGTACCAGCAGTACCACTACACTCATCCTCAGCAGATTCCAGGAGGACCGAGCCCCGAGGCCCTGCAGGCCCTGGTCGTCTCTCTGCCAAGAGATCGCTGCCAGGACCCGGCTTCCTGCCGCTCACCAACCCtgtccacagacacacaccgcAAACGCCTGTACCGTATAGGACTCAACCTCTTCAATGTGTGAGTGgccagacaacacacacacatgctcatgcacacagaaaattgtgaaaaatttcTGCAGCTTCTGGCTCCGGGTTCAAAGTACACTTATTACAATGTGTGTCTAACAAATCTCCAGTAGCCCTGCAAACTGCTCTAAGCAGCTGCTCATTAGTGTTGTGATTGTTTGGAGGAGCTGCCTGTTCAGTGGCATGTTGTGATGTCCATGAAAAAAAGAGTTGGAGatagagaggagggagggggacaaacagaggaaaagagtGAGAATGCAGTTGAAGAGGAAAGGCAGTCAAGGAGGTCATGAACAATGTGAGAGCCTCTCAGTTACTATAAATAGAGTCCACGGTTGGCCTGCACTTTTTATTAGTTAATGcaaattaaagtaaattaacTCATATGCATCAGTGACAGTGGGTCTGATCCAGAGGTCCAGAGCTAACAGCTTTTGTGCATGAATGCACTCgtcctttccttctttctctttataCTATTCTTCCTCTTACATGCACaccccatgcacacacacacacacacacacatatacacacacactttctctcatacacacacattaagcaCCCTTTCTCTTAAATACAGTGCTACgcattttctttctcactctggCCCACACACCTCTCCGCTTGAATGCACAGAAACATCATACACACGCTGTTAACTCTAACACTATCTGCTTTTCTGCTGTTGGCTACTGCGGGCAGGAACCCAGAAAGAGGCATCCACTTCCTGATCACGCGTGGTTTCGTCCCAGACACAGCCATCGGAGTGGCTCACTTCCTGCTGCAGAGGAAGGGCCTGAGCAGACAGATGATTGGAGAGTTCTTGGGAAACAGCAAGCTGCAATTCAACAGAGATGTTCTTGAGTGAGTCCTCATTTTTTGTATATGGCGACATTTATACTGCACCTCACAGTCTTCATGAGTGATGATGGAGTTTGTTCATGGAGATTTTTTAACAAAGGTTATAAATAACCtcttttcaaatcaaatcaaattttaaatcattcactaatgctttatagatcCATCATAAGCCATTAAAGGGGTATTGCAGCAATTTATTACCTGTATTACACCTCCAGAAAGTTTGAGGGATAGTTTTGGGGAAGTTTGGggataaaaatctaatttaaggGAGGATGGCTAAAGTCAAAGCAGCAAAAACCAATCACTATGACATCGTCAGCATATATTACTCACTTTTGAAAGCTGCTCCAGAGCCGCACAAGAAATTGAGACAAGACATTTTCACAGGTTGTGTAGTACTCCTGTAGTTCCCTTTTCATGAGAAGTGTTGCCAGGTTGTAGAAAAAAAcctttggatgtttttttcctcctccagcatGACACTTTATATTAATTTTTTAGCTAGTTCTTTAGTTCATTAAGAAGACCCCTCCAATAGATTATTTGACCATTTACCTTCTGGAAAAAAGCTGTAGAGCATCTGGTCTAAAATCCCTTGTGTTGCAGAGTTGAAAGTTTGTGGTAAAAATCTATAATTTATATATGACTTATGAACATTTACAGCGGCAGATTTAATGTCTAGATAGTAAGAGACTTacaatgctttattttacaactAAATGATGATTTAGTAGGCTACTCTGGAGCTTTCGACCATATCACACAAAGCTCTTTAGATTGCTTAATTGCCACTGTAGATGTTCAAACTTTCCATGATTTTGAGCACCCCCATGATTGCTCATCCATGTTGAAAGTCACAATTCTGGAGCTTTTTAGCCAAATAAAGGTATGCTTGCTTGTaggcaactgagcaaactctaTCTGGTGATGAGGACCATGTGATATGGTCAAAAGCTCCAGTATAAGTGAACCTTGAGATTTTTGTCAACCACTCTTTCTAAGGTAAAGAATGAATTTTGACTCCCTGGATGTTTTGTTACTtctaaaaaaagagaagaaatgaaagatTAAACAAGAGGTTTGTTAGAACTTAATGAATTCAGGTATTTTAAAAGAGCTAAAAACAGAACTGGCTATTGGAACCCAGCcccacatatacagtacacgtgataacacacagacaaacttgACATGCAGCACTTGTATAAATGCAACACATCCATGAAAACGCGCATTTACTTAATGCTTTCATGCTCACCCTTTTTGCATCCAACCAGTGTAGACAGAGATCCAGGATAGAGAGGCTTTTTGCTGAGGTTGTTGCAGAGACTGTAGAAATAGGTCActgcactgaacacacacacacacaagcacacaccctcactttctctcacattgacacacagacacatgcatggACACAAATACCAACGTAGATGTACACACACGGTCGCAAAACGTACATACACAAATTTGTTTATGTACTTCCATTGCCACAGCCTGTCCTCAGTCTTTCATGTACCTCTCTCTTGCCCCCTTGCTCTTtgcatttcattatttcacCCTCTCATCCCCTATTTCCTTCCCTCTTATCTCCCACTGTCGTCAGACCCTTTCTTCTCCATTGATGTTTGCAcaaagtgcgtgtgtgtgtgtgtgtttatgtgtgcaaaCATGTTGTCTCTATGTGCGTCTTCCAGGTCAGTGGTTCTGTAATGGAAGTGTGACTGTAAAAGGAAGATTTGCCATCAGCACTTGGGTACTCATAGTTTgttgtacatgcacacacacggacacacgcACACTCGCTTATTCACCTTCTCTTCTCTGTGAAACACTAGAACTAAAAACCTTATCtcactctccttttctcttttgttttctgtctttctgtctgtctcttcacaGTTGTGTTGTGGATGAGATGGATTTTTCAGGCATGGAGCTCGATGAAGCCCTGAGAAAGTTCCAGGCTCATGTTCGTGTTCAGGGAGAAGCACAGAAAGTGGAGAGACTCATCGAAGCCTTTAGGTGAGACTGTCAACTCGCTCAAAACTGGCCTCGCTGACTAACAGGCTCTGGCTTCACTCTTTAATATGACTCCCCGCTACAACAGTCCATCACATGACTGAGCAGGGCTTGTAAGGGCACTCTGAACTCTTTTAATGAAAAGACCTTTTGCCTGTGGCCACCTAtgcaaagtgaaaaaacaaTGACACGTAACCAAGCTCACATATTTTGCAAtaaatttaatcaaaaaaaagaaaaaaactcctCTGATCTCATCTCGCAGCCTTGGGGTAGCAGACGTATCCAGAATGGCATACTAATGGGCCAACTGTATAGGCAAAGTGTTTAACTGGTTCTGCTAGCTCAGTGCGGCACGCTCTGATGAGACCAAAGCTCTGTATCATTAACAAATTACACTGATTGCCTGTAACCTTTGACTAAACTCAGCAGTATTTGATTGTCAGCCAATCATAACAGAGATCTGAGCTGCAGGCAATCAGTGTGCATTCCATAAGACAAAAATAGATGCTCTATTTCACAACTTTCTCCTCTGGATGACACTTTCTGGCCAAATCTTGAGGGTTTGTTGGTTGTTTGTATGTGCCGGGCAGTTGTGTGCCATCAAAAATCATAA from Thunnus albacares chromosome 7, fThuAlb1.1, whole genome shotgun sequence includes:
- the iqsec3b gene encoding IQ motif and SEC7 domain-containing protein 3 isoform X2 — its product is MMSSSLLENPVQAILYLRELTTIVQNQQSLIQTQRARIEELDRRVDDLIGENRHLRDVRVQQQHPYPHHHHHHHHPDPSCLHHHHHPQDPSAGSLPDHAPPTAQVEAAPGVQPSPPQPMDPGDMQLVPADPSVVTPVESDPENDGSCPSCRSLVPMTSTTLCRSLALTKKSESETVLHQFCCPAPEHPEADTTGSSGGQMLSLEDGTSSSRQEVEGTKREGPSEYEITLENKNKQIEQLEQKYGGHLIARRAARRIQTAFRQYQLSKNFQKIRNSLSESKLPRRISLRHPSPSSQNRNSAQRHSYSLHPGGGQIPLRSKTPPPPPCRSTSLPPSPASAPAAAPPAGPGPGPAPTQTPGQTLTQLEDCFSEQLHSLAQSIDDALRGWSLSEGGEGKGLLMDPGALRAAAESACLPRSASSLLMAFRDVTVHIDSNSSYTISSATTTTTTSLGNTGGGEPGNRKASVSGMAGGGDGQSAEGVEPEFPAPPPSEELEMVDPGSRRGSAVPAPGVGGTEGESGSDRQGSTSTSTSTSTSISTAQSNQQPAQIYTQYQQYHYTHPQQIPGGPSPEALQALVVSLPRDRCQDPASCRSPTLSTDTHRKRLYRIGLNLFNVNPERGIHFLITRGFVPDTAIGVAHFLLQRKGLSRQMIGEFLGNSKLQFNRDVLDCVVDEMDFSGMELDEALRKFQAHVRVQGEAQKVERLIEAFSQRYCMCNPDVVQQFHNPDTIFILAFAVVLLNTDMYSPNIKPQRKMGLDDFIRNLRGVDDGADIPREMVAGIYERIQQRELRSNEDHVTYVSRVEQSILGLKTILAVPHRRLVCCCRLFEVPDANKPHKQKLSQLQREVFLFNDLLLILKLCPKKKSSASYTFCKAMGLLGMQFHLFSNEYYAHGITMLSPFTSEKKQLVSFCSPSGEELRKFAEELREAIAEVNEMEQIHIQWELERQQGIQPHSIHTNGGQVDTHTGHGSPSGQQDVYDKTGNNNTVEAADLSTEPAQH